The DNA region TCCCAGCGCGGCTTACCGGTTTCGCGGGCGATGGTTTCTGCCAGTTCTGTTTTATGGGCGTCCAGCCCGGCCGCGAACTTTTCGATGATCGCCTGCCGCTCCGCCAGAGGCCGTCTGGCCCAGGCCGGAAAGGCGGCGCGGGCGGCCTCACAGGCGGCGCTGACCTGGGCGGCCGACGCCGCATGGCCCTGCCACAGCATCTCGCCGCTGACCGGATCCGCTTTCGTCATCAGCTCAGCGTCGCCGCTCAGCCACTCTCCCTTAATCAGGTGCGTCATGCTGTTTTCTCCTCTTTGCAGAGCGTGACCACGCGCAGGCTGTCGCCCGGCTGGCAGTGCAGCGCCCGCATCTGTTCATCCGTCAGTAATACGCTGTCGCTGTCGGCCGTTGCGGCGATCAGCGCTACGCGGAACTGATGGTAATGCTGATTAGCCACCAGACAGAGCGGCGCATCGACCGGATTTTCACCGCGCCCGGCGCGGCGCAGACGGCTCTTGCGCACGGCGCGGATATGATCGATATCGCACTCCAGCGTCGGGCCGCCATCGAAGATATCGACGTAATTGAGGTAGCGGAAGCCTTCCGCCTCCAGCACCGCGCGGGCAGGCGCGGTCTGTGGATGAACCTGTCCGATGACCGCCTGCGCGCCCGGCGTCAGGTAATCAATGTAGAGCGGATGCTTCGGCATCAGCTCCGCGATAAAGGCTTTCTGGCCGGTGCCGCTCAGGAAATCGGCCTTGCTGAACTCCATTGAAAAGAAGCGGCTGCCGACGCTCTCCCAGAACGGCGAATGGCCATGCTCATCGCTGACGCCGCGCATCTCGGCCACGACCCGGTCGGTAAAGTGCTCACGGAAACTGGCCATAAACAGGAAGCGGGACTTCGACAGCAGATAGCCGTTTTTACCGTCACGGTAGTCAGGGTCGAGAAACAGCGTGCAAAGCTCACTGCTGCCGGTGTGATCGTTACTCAGCGACAGCGTAGGCAGCGCCGCATAGACATTCAGCTCTTTCGAGGCGTGAACCTGGGTACCGACCCGGAAGTTATACCAGGGATCCTGCAGTCCGACCGCCACTTCGATGGCGCAGATGCCGATGGCGCGGTTATCTTCGCTGTCGGCCAGAACAAAAACGTAGCCCTGCTCAGCACGCGGCAGTGTGCCCTCCCAGGTCTGCAGCGATCGCTCGATACGCGCCTGTAACGTTGCGCTGTCGGCGGGCAGCGAGGTCAGCCCGCCCCCCGTTTTACCGGCCAGCGCCATCAGCTGGCTCAGGTCATCGCGTTCAACCGGACGGATGACCATCATGATGAGGATCCCCGCACCAGACGCTCACAGGTTTCCGCAAAGCGGGCCATGCCCAGCTTCACTTCCTGCTCGCTGATATTCAGCGCCGGAGCAAAGCGCACCACGTTAGCACCCGCGATCAGAACCATCACGCCCATTTCCGCGGCGGCAAGGTTGATCGCTTTTGCTTTACCGGCAAACTTGTCGCTCAGAACGGCGCCGATCAGCAGGCCAAGGCCGCGCACCTCTTTGAACAGATTCAGGCGCTGATTGATCTCGTTCAGTGCCGAGACAATCCACTGGTGGCGCTGGGTCACGCCCGCCATCACTTCTGGCTGGTTGATCAGCTCCATCACTTTCCCGGCCACCGCACCGGCCAGCGGGTTGCCGCCGTAGGTCGTGCCGTGTGTACCGACGCCCATGACGTTCGCCAGATCGTCGCGTGTCAGCATCGCACCAATCGGGAAGCCGCCGCCCAGCGCTTTGGCGCTGGTGAGCACATCCGGCGTGACGCCATAGTGCATGTAGGCATAGAGCGAACCGGTGCGGCCGACACCGCTCTGCACTTCATCAAAAATCAGCACGGCCTGATGTCTGTCGCAGAGTTCGCGCAGGCCGCGCAGGAATGCCGGATCGGCAGGCAGTACGCCGCCTTCACCCTGAATCGGCTCCACAATCACGGCGCAGGTCTGGTCATTGATCAGTTCGGCCGCCGCGGCCAGATCGTTGAACGGCGCATGCTGGATGTCGGGTGGCAG from Pantoea deleyi includes:
- a CDS encoding aspartate aminotransferase family protein, with the protein product MALHVSRHDFDQWMMPVYAPATFIPVRAEGSTVWDQSGKDYIDFAGGIAVNALGHAHPALQQALQEQATRLWHTGNGYTNEPILRLAKQLIDATFADRVFFCNSGAEANEAALKLARKVAHDRVGPHKSGIVAFKNAFHGRTLFTVSAGGQPAYSKDFAPLPPDIQHAPFNDLAAAAELINDQTCAVIVEPIQGEGGVLPADPAFLRGLRELCDRHQAVLIFDEVQSGVGRTGSLYAYMHYGVTPDVLTSAKALGGGFPIGAMLTRDDLANVMGVGTHGTTYGGNPLAGAVAGKVMELINQPEVMAGVTQRHQWIVSALNEINQRLNLFKEVRGLGLLIGAVLSDKFAGKAKAINLAAAEMGVMVLIAGANVVRFAPALNISEQEVKLGMARFAETCERLVRGSSS
- the astA gene encoding arginine N-succinyltransferase, with protein sequence MMVIRPVERDDLSQLMALAGKTGGGLTSLPADSATLQARIERSLQTWEGTLPRAEQGYVFVLADSEDNRAIGICAIEVAVGLQDPWYNFRVGTQVHASKELNVYAALPTLSLSNDHTGSSELCTLFLDPDYRDGKNGYLLSKSRFLFMASFREHFTDRVVAEMRGVSDEHGHSPFWESVGSRFFSMEFSKADFLSGTGQKAFIAELMPKHPLYIDYLTPGAQAVIGQVHPQTAPARAVLEAEGFRYLNYVDIFDGGPTLECDIDHIRAVRKSRLRRAGRGENPVDAPLCLVANQHYHQFRVALIAATADSDSVLLTDEQMRALHCQPGDSLRVVTLCKEEKTA